A genome region from Gadus macrocephalus chromosome 15, ASM3116895v1 includes the following:
- the si:dkeyp-121d4.3 gene encoding uncharacterized protein si:dkeyp-121d4.3 isoform X6, with product MNRGTTHGHLDDGPRYGLPPPPGEWGPYGPPPNEWGPRGPAPHMDWGPRGPPEWGAPHGPWGPHHPAWGHPGWGPEGPDPWGAPPPEWGPPPPGGWGPGGAPPDLYYRPPSPDPYRAPPPPPGFAPPPPPVAYHPPYLPPVEPPPQAAFPASFPPPGWTAEQPMLNPAPEQPQWLKALISVPPTEPPPSSTAAAPTPALAPPPVAPVVPVAPAKPAAPSKPTGPPEPERKATPLGLLGKRIFEKPPAGRSTGIISFIGPTFGYIEREDLEKFSFAFKAYFGNSKALTPGVRVHFTALKEKNSQVATDVKVAPGGTENVGMEIYEAVVSQPIQEPQPGEKLYPGQVFTTLGHLRTNLAYERRDSAVTLLKDDQVLFNLLTDLVTDKRRATNIRLQIPLTYQHTKETRLTGAITKITGPKGVITAETHGELTFELKENLSDVDFTAEDVKEEVEFTLHTVRGAQRAIRIRRLKEPLLLTLCTSPPPLPSPLGARPPARPSAAELGPNVQLDNELYEGVVSQTIIPNSGIVPGYPGQIFANIGPIKTNVTFDKRDCSVTLLKDDHVLINLLVDTMTRKRRAANIKPKVPFTFCYTKEKREKGQIRSIAGRTGDIRSEDYEGLPFDVSDTFSDNELSPEDVGKEVEFTVTTVNNASRGIRLRRLVPPGDKILEEQKKREEEERKKKREEEEEKFRDLEKRKEVAAALAAAQVKWTPLGFRMTDPNTFDDISKERFQGTVLKTISKSPQIYQITKDGVKGDPDEKNVNKEEKKKDAVEAAAAGVDGDKKDVVGVKQEAVKVEPEVRVVSVKVEVKEEQEERPVDGQPAGGKEKEKEKEKERPDRGRLVMTIAGEQKMLHFDPIDVMTSATMMVGDKVRFNIATQRESREERATYVEILPDSFQESTEQRRHGIVIEFSEESGLIKCSQNPQLFFRMSEVIIVKQKKLQLNEKVEFSVVPHETADGGHQAIRITRFMENVFLPVRKLSAVGASQAKGKMTIKISKETKSVDDKGKEQAESDKLKAVVKNLRSQDSKDGRGGGGGRKDYAAGRRRHGRSRSRSRSPSRTHYGRFIERHRSSSVRRSGSRERERSHRRSRSRSRERSGERSRDGGSSRTKSSKNSKERDGRDGREGREGRDGRGGSGGGGGSGAVPVDDELARKKWELEKLNEMIAHRKSMVERDHRDSDPRDSRGGDPRGPDHRGDPRGGGDPRGGDPHGPDPRGPDPHGPDPRGGDPRGPDPRGPDPRGGDPRGPDPRGGDPRGPDPRGGDPRGPDPRGGDPRGPDPRGGDPRGPDPRGPDPRGGDPRGGDPRGPDPRGGDPRGPDPRGTCIDYDHGRITLPLKEYKPVHREDPEYRYRSPPCDPERGYYGNSYERGYRPPPHADPYRDRLYDDYPYGDMPYRDAPYAADRAYAERSYSDRPHGEQPYGEQPYPERPYSSAPYPDRYDAYADPYAAKPREEPPYDPLYDPSPAKRARSLDPHRGRSASPTPHPAAPQSPLPSSSYTPPSAQPPPAFKPPQFRPPSPVDSPPRSPSPRPPAQWAAAAPGPSYNPLLEIFNKGLEAHKKPPAAAARGPASYHQRTPSEAQRTPSEPPSYRLPDDGLLPHERAVQDGSGFSRIVGLASEHPAPSRYHEPGRRSSSSAERTNEEDQPFDKIQTLLRTIGMTLSTGDGSRPGAPEGIRSREGYSSAERETGRSSANRSEGRPEWAGSAEARRLHSPSPARPPSAEPRGGRESEYEGFLDRQEMEALKRAKEMQSLTKTIGGAYEYNTPSGPPPTQFQPQHPSSSHRGPNSWAPVGTTQSPTFPSMAPTPPPPTAPPSRRYGTPPGHSPGSPPQYVQGFPTFGPPSSSSSLPFLGQEDPGPSSTSPVPPPPSGPQAPGSSQAGPSTPALTPSAEGQEPNSALTVARCLKVIETVKSLKPSKSVQFSLPTDLPVCSVQIAGGTEEDIKAKQKEKLDQYNQRIQDKRELHYQEIRNLKKQGVWKRRPSVSQGKPIGEPKSVWICGHSLVFWAEARAKSPEVGMQLGMDPSNVVIHWKGTQGMTWPQLLPLLHQLKVKWPNPDVLIMHLGGNDLSTESPTDLLASVKKDLSSMRSIFPQCLLVWSNILPRRVWRHSADNHEVDLVRTTVNRRIHNIILDLGGTSLTHDNIRCGSNTGQYRPDGVHLSSKGIDTFNLNLQDFLERWEMESIKDLEKP from the exons ATGAACCGCGGTACCACCCACGGCCACCTGGACGACGGGCCGCGGTATGGACTACCTCCCCCGCCCGGAGAGTGGGGCCCCTATGGCCCGCCACCCAACGAATGGGGTCCAAGGGGCCCGGCGCCGCACATGGACTGGGGACCACGAGGACCCCCGGAATGGGGTGCTCCTCACGGCCCTTGGGGACCTCATCACCCCGCATGGGGACACCCTGGTTGGGGTCCGGAGGGTCCGGACCCGTGGGGAGCACCGCCCCCTGAATGGGGGCCTCCTCCGCCGGGCGGCTGGGGCCCTGGCGGCGCTCCTCCAGACCTGTACTACCGCCCGCCCAGCCCGGACCCATACCGagcccctcctccgccgccgggCTTcgctcctccgccgccgccagtCGCTTACCATCCTCCGTACCTGCCGCCCGTGGAGCCCCCCCCACAAGCCGCGTTCCCCGCATCATTCCCTCCACCCGGATGGACGGCGGAG caGCCGATGCTGAACCCTGCTCCAGAACAGCCTCAGTGG TTGAAGGCTTTGATTTCAGTCCCACCCACCGAGCCTCCACCCTCTTCCACGGccgccgcccccacccccgccctggctccgccccccgtTGCTCCCGTGGTGCCGGTAGCCCCTGCAAAGCCTGCGGCCCCTTCAAAGCCCACGGGGCCTCCCGAACCAGAGCGCAAGGCCACACCGcttggccttctgggaaaaaggATATTTGAAAA gcCCCCAGCTGGACGCTCCACTGGCATCATCTCCTTCATCGGG CCCACGTTCGGATACATCGAGAGGGAAGACCTGGAGAAGTTCTCCTTCGCGTTCAAAGCCTACTTTGGGAACTCCAAGGCCCTGACGCCAGGGGTCAGAGTTCACTTCACCGCGCTCAAGGAGAAG AACAGTCAGGTGGCCACGGACGTAAAGGTGGCCCCGGGGGGGACGGAGAACGTTGGCATGGAGATCTACGAGGCCGTGGTCAGCCAGCCAATCCAGGAGCCCCAG CCCGGGGAGAAGCTGTACCCAGGCCAGGTGTTCACCACGCTGGGCCACCTGCGCACCAACCTGGCGTACGAGCGGCGGGACTCTGCGGTGACGCTGCTGAAGGACGACCAGGTGCTGTTCAACCTGCTCACCGACCTGGTGACGGACAAGAGGAGGGCCACCAACATCCGGCTGCAGATCCCCCTCACCTACCAGCACACCAAGGAGACCCGCCTCACG GGCGCCATCACGAAAATCACGGGCCCCAAGGGGGTGATCACGGCGGAGACGCACGGCGAGCTGACCTTCGAACTGAAAGAGAACCTGAGTGACGTGGACTTCACCGCGGAGGACGTcaaagaggaggtggagttCACCCTCCACACG GTGCGAGGAGCCCAGAGGGCGATCAGGATCCGCCGCCTGAAGGAGCCCCTGCTCCTCACCCTCTgcacctcaccccctcccctgccctcgCCCCTGGgcgcccgcccccccgcccgcccgagTGCCGCCGAGCTGGGGCCCAATGTTCAGCTGGACAACGAGCTGTACGAGGGCGTGGTCAGCCAGACCATCATCCCAAACTCC GGCATTGTACCAGGCTACCCGGGTCAGATCTTCGCCAACATCGGGCCGATCAAGACCAACGTGACGTTTGACAAGCGGGACTGCTCGGTGACGCTGCTGAAGGACGACCACGTGCTGATCAACCTGCTGGTCGACACCATGACCCGCAAGCGCCGCGCCGCCAACATCAAGCCCAAGGTCCCCTTCACCTTCTGCTACAccaaggagaagagggagaag GGTCAGATCCGCAGCATTGCGGGCCGCACTGGAGACATCCGCTCGGAGGACTACGAGGGGCTGCCCTTCGACGTCTCGGACACCTTCAGCGACAACGAGCTCAGCCCGGAGGATGTGGGCAAGGAGGTGGAGTTCACTGTGACGACG GTGAACAACGCCTCCAGGGGAATCCGCCTGAGGAGGCTGGTGCCACCGGGAGACAAGATCCTGGAGGAGCAGAAGAaacgagaagaggaggagaggaagaagaagagggaggaggaagaggagaaattCAGAGACttggagaagaggaaggaggtggCTGCGGCGCTGGCAGCGGCCCAGGTCAAG TGGACCCCGCTGGGCTTCAGAATGACCGACCCCAACACCTTCGACGACATCAGCAAGGAGCGCTTCCAGGGTACCGTGCTGAAGACCATCTCCAAGAGCCCTCAGATCTACCAGATCACCAAGGACGGCGTGAAGGGCGACCCCGACGAGAAG AACGTTAataaagaagagaagaagaaggacgctgtagaggcggcggcggcgggcgtggATGGAGACAAGAAGGACGTGGTCGGAGTGAAACAGGAAGCAGTCAAGGTTGAACCGGAAGTGAGAGTTGTCTCGGttaaggtggaggtgaaggaggagcaggaggagcgtCCCGTGGACGGTCAGCCGGCCGgcgggaaggagaaggagaaggagaaggagaaggagcggcCCGACCGAGGCCGCCTGGTGATGACCATCGCCGGGGAGCAGAAGATGTTGCACTTTGACCCCATTGACGTCATGACCAGTGCCACCATGATGGTCGGAGACAAG GTGCGCTTCAACATCGCCACGCAGCgggagagcagggaggagcGGGCCACCTACGTGGAGATCCTCCCGGACTCCTTCCAGGAGTCCACGGAGCAGCGCCGACAC GGCATCGTGATCGAGTTCTCCGAGGAGTCCGGGCTCATCAAGTGCTCCCAGAATCCCCAGCTGTTCTTCCGCATGTCTGAGGTCATCATCGTCAAGCAGAAGAAGCTCCAGCTGAACGAGAAGGTGGAGTTCAGCGTGGTGCCG CATGAGACGGCGGACGGCGGGCACCAGGCCATCCGGATCACCCGCTTCATGGAGAACGTCTTCCTTCCTGTCCGGAAGCTGAGTGCTGTCGGTGCCAGCCAGGCCAAGGGGAAG ATGACCATCAAGATCTCCAAAGAAACAAAGAGTGTTGACGACAAAGG TAAAGAGCAGGCGGAGTCGGACAAGCTGAAGGCGGTGGTGAAGAACCTGCGTTCCCAGGACTCCAAGGACggccgggggggcggcggcgggcgcaAGGACTACGCCGCTGGCCGCCGGCGCCACGGGCGCTCGCGCAGCCGGAGCCGCAGCCCCTCCAGGACGCACTACGGCCGCTTCATCGAGAGGCACCGCAGCTCCAGCGTCAGACGCAGCGGCAGCCGGGAGCGGGAGCGCTCGCACCGCCGCTCCCGCTCCCGGAGCCGGGAGAGGAgcggggagaggagcagggacggCGGGAGCAGCAGGACGAAGAGTAGTAAAAACAGcaaggagagagatgggagggatgggagggaagggagggaagggagggatgggagggggggtagtggtggtggcggcggcagtGGAGCTGTGCCAGTCGATGACGAACTCGCCAGGAAGAAATGGGAACTGGAGAAGCTGAACGAGATGATCGCTCACAGGAAGTCCATGGTGGAGCGGGACCACCGGGACAGCGATCCTCGAGACTCTCGGGGAGGAGACCCCCGGGGCCCAGACCATCGAGGAGACCCCCGAGGAGGAGGTGACCCCCGAGGTGGTGACCCCCACGGCCCTGACCCCCGCGGCCCTGACCCCCACGGCCCTGACCCCCGAGGAGGTGACCCCCGTGGCCCTGACCCCCGTGGCCCTGACCCCCGAGGAGGTGACCCCCGTGGCCCTGACCCCCGAGGAGGTGACCCCCGTGGCCCTGACCCCCGAGGAGGTGACCCCCGTGGCCCTGACCCCCGAGGAGGTGACCCCCGTGGCCCTGACCCCCGAGGAGGTGACCCCCGTGGCCCTGACCCCCGTGGCCCTGACCCCCGAGGAGGTGACCCCCGTGGAG GTGACCCCCGTGGCCCTGACCCCCGAGGAGGTGACCCCCGCGGCCCTGACCCCCGCGGGACCTGCATCGACTACGACCACGGCCGCATAACCCTGCCCCTGAAGGAGTACAAACCGGTCCATCGGGAAGACCCGGAATACCGGTACCGCTCGCCACCGTGCGACCCGGAAAGAGGTTACTATGGCAACTCTTACGAGAGAGGCTACCGGCCCCCGCCCCACGCCGACCCCTACAGAGACCGTCTCTATGACGACTATCCCTACGGAGACATGCCCTACAGGGACGCTCCTTACGCGGCGGACCGCGCCTATGCCGAACGTTCCTACAGCGACCGTCCCCACGGAGAGCAGCCATACGGGGAGCAGCCGTACCCGGAGCGCCCCTACAGCAGCGCTCCGTACCCGGACCGCTACGACGCGTACGCCGACCCGTACGCCGCCAAACCCCGCGAAGAACCACCGTACGACCCTCTCTATGACCCGTCCCCGGCCAAGCGTGCCCGGTCCCTAGACCCCCACCGGGGGCGTTCGGCCTCCCCGACGCCTCACCCGGCCGCCCCTCAgagtcccctcccctccagctcCTACACCCCTCCCTCCGCCCAGCCCCCGCCCGCCTTCAAACCCCCGCAGTTCAGACCCCCGTCCCCGGTGGACTCCCCCCCGCggagcccctccccccggccACCCGCCCAGTGGGCCGCGGCGGCCCCCGGCCCGTCCTACAACCCCCTCCTGGAGATCTTCAACAAAGGCCTGGAGGCCCACAAGAagcccccggcggcggcggccagagGCCCCGCCTCCTACCATCAGCGGACCCCCAGCGAGGCGCAGAGGACCCCAAGCGAGCCGCCGAGCTACAGGCTGCCCGACGACGGGCTGCTGCCCCACGAGCGCGCCGTGCAGGACGGCAGCGGCTTCTCCAGGATCGTGGGCCTGGCCTCGGAGCATCCGGCCCCCAGCCGTTACCACGAGCCCGGCCGCCGGAGCTCCTCCTCCGCGGAGAGGACCAACGAGGAGGACCAGCCCTTCGACAAGATCCAGACCCTGCTCAGGACCATCGGCATGACGCTGTCCACCGGCGACGGCTCCAGGCCCGGCGCCCCGGAGGGCATCCGCTCCAGGGAGGGCTACTCGTCCgccgagagagagaccggccGGTCCTCAGCCAATAGGAGCGAGGGGCGACCCGAGTGGGCCGGGTCTGCGGAGGCGAGGCGACTCCACTCCCCGTCCCCGGCCCGGCCGCCCAGCGCCGAGCCGCGGGGCGGCCGGGAGTCTGAGTACGAGGGCTTCCTGGACCGGCAGGAGATGGAGGCTCTGAAGAGGGCCAAAGAGATGCAGAGTCTCACCAAGACCATCGGGGGCGCGTATGAATACAACACGCCCTCcggtcccccccccactcagtTCCAACCGCAGCACCCCAGCTCCTCCCACCGGGGCCCCAACAGCTGGGCTCCGGTCGGAACCACGCAGAGCCCCACCTTCCCCAGCATGGCCCCCACACCGCCTCCTCCCACTGCGCCACCGTCTCGTCGGTACGGGACTCCCCCCGGACACTCTCCCGGATCGCCCCCGCAGTACGTCCAGGGGTTCCCTACCTTcgggcccccctcctcctcctcctctctccccttcctggGTCAGGAGGACCCAGGGCCGAGCTCCACCAGCCccgtcccgcccccccccagcggcCCTCAGGCCCCGGGGTCCTCCCAGGCCGGCCCGTCAACTCCAGCCCTGACCCCCAGTGCTGAGGGTCAGGAGCCGAACTCTGCCCTCACGGTGGCCCGGTGCCTCAAGGTGATTGAGACGGTGAAGTCTCTGAAGCCCTCCAAGTCGGTGCAGTTCAGCCTGCCCACAGACCTGCCCGTCTGCAGCGTGCAGATCGCTGGAGGGACGGAGGAGGACATCAAGGCCAAGCAGAAGGAGAAG TTGGACCAGTACAACCAGCGGATTCAGGACAAGCGGGAATTGCATTATCAAGAGATTAGGAACCTCAAGAAACAAGGAGTTTGGAAGAGACGTCCCTCCGTCTCACAAG GTAAGCCAATCGGGGAGCCCAAGAGCGTGTGGATCTGCGGCCACTCCCTGGTGTTCTGGGCCGAGGCGCGGGCCAAGTCCCCAGAGGTGGGCATGCAGCTGGGCATGGACCCCAGCAACGTGGTGATCCACTGGAAGGGCACCCAGGGCATGACCTGGCCccagctgctgccgctgctccaCCAGCTCAAGGTGAAGTGGCCCAACCCGGACGTGCTCATCATGCACCTGGGCGGGAACGACCTGAGCACGGAGAGCCCCACCGACCTGCTGGCCTCGGTCAAGAAGGACCTGAGCTCCATGCGAAGCATCTTCCCCCAGTGCCTGCTGGTCTGGTCCAACATCCTGCCCCGCCGGGTGTGGCGCCACTCGGCAGACAACCATGAGGTTGACCTGGTGAGGACCACGGTCAACCGCCGCATCCACAACATCATCCTGGACCTGGGCGGCACCAGCCTGACCCACGACAACATCCGCTGTGGCTCCAACACGGGCCAGTACCGGCCGGACGGGGTGCACCTGTCCTCCAAGGGCATCGACACCTTCAACCTCAACCTGCAGGACTTCCTGGAGAGGTGGGAGATGGAGTCCATCAAAGACCTGGAGAAACCCTGA